One genomic window of Aquisalimonas sp. 2447 includes the following:
- a CDS encoding NAD(P) transhydrogenase subunit alpha: MMIEGFTALYIFMLSAVAGYEVISRVPVILHTPLMSGSNFIHGIVVVGAMIALGHAQTPMEQLIGFIAVLLGAGNAVGGYVVTERMLDMFKSSKDEG; encoded by the coding sequence ATCATGATCGAGGGATTCACTGCACTGTATATCTTCATGCTCTCCGCAGTGGCGGGCTATGAAGTGATCTCCCGGGTGCCGGTCATCCTGCATACACCGCTGATGTCCGGCTCCAACTTCATCCACGGTATCGTCGTCGTCGGTGCGATGATCGCGCTGGGGCATGCCCAGACGCCCATGGAACAGCTCATCGGCTTCATTGCCGTGTTGCTGGGCGCGGGCAACGCCGTCGGCGGCTACGTGGTCACTGAGCGCATGCTCGACATGTTCAAGAGCAGCAAAGACGAAGGATAA
- a CDS encoding Re/Si-specific NAD(P)(+) transhydrogenase subunit alpha, with translation MAIRVAVPKETQPGERRVALVPSVIKNLDKLGVEILMESGAGKESGFNDDAYEGVTIVESADKLYKDADVVLRVQPPSAEDAGKLKKGSVLMGFMSPHEGDSRIKALTKGNVTSFSVELVPRITRAQSIDALSSQASIVGYKSALLAANMSQKLFPMMTTAAGTIRPSTVVVIGAGVAGLQAIATAKRLGAVVEAYDVRSATKEQVESLGGKFIKTGVSAEGEGGYARELTDEEKQQQADVLADHVAKADAVITTAAIPGKPAPKLIDKATVERMKRGAVIIDLAAETGGNCELTKAGKEVDHNGVIVYGPKNTASALCQHASEMYSRNLYNFLTLIIKDGELNLDWDDQVLADSCLTHDGEIKHGPTRERLEGGKKS, from the coding sequence ATGGCAATACGTGTAGCCGTGCCCAAGGAGACCCAGCCAGGAGAGCGCCGGGTCGCCTTGGTGCCGAGCGTCATCAAAAACCTGGACAAGCTCGGCGTGGAAATCCTCATGGAATCCGGCGCCGGCAAGGAGAGCGGCTTCAACGACGACGCCTACGAAGGCGTCACCATCGTTGAATCCGCCGACAAGCTCTACAAGGACGCGGATGTCGTCCTCCGGGTACAGCCACCCAGCGCGGAAGACGCGGGCAAGCTCAAGAAGGGCAGCGTGCTCATGGGCTTCATGTCGCCCCACGAGGGTGACAGCCGCATCAAGGCACTGACCAAGGGCAACGTCACCAGCTTCTCCGTGGAACTGGTGCCGCGCATCACGCGGGCCCAGTCCATCGACGCGCTGTCCTCGCAGGCTTCGATTGTCGGCTACAAGTCGGCACTGCTGGCCGCCAACATGAGCCAGAAGCTCTTCCCCATGATGACCACCGCCGCGGGCACAATCCGCCCGAGCACGGTGGTGGTCATCGGTGCCGGCGTCGCCGGTCTGCAGGCTATTGCCACGGCCAAGCGCCTCGGCGCGGTGGTGGAGGCCTACGACGTGCGCTCTGCCACCAAGGAACAGGTGGAATCGCTGGGCGGCAAGTTCATCAAGACCGGCGTCTCCGCGGAGGGCGAAGGCGGCTATGCGCGCGAGCTCACCGACGAAGAAAAGCAGCAGCAGGCCGATGTCCTGGCCGACCACGTAGCCAAGGCGGACGCCGTGATCACCACCGCGGCAATCCCCGGCAAGCCGGCGCCGAAGCTCATCGACAAGGCCACGGTGGAGCGCATGAAGCGCGGCGCCGTAATCATCGATCTGGCCGCGGAGACCGGCGGCAACTGCGAGCTCACCAAGGCGGGCAAGGAAGTGGACCACAACGGCGTCATCGTGTACGGGCCGAAGAACACCGCCAGTGCCCTGTGCCAGCACGCCAGCGAGATGTACTCGCGCAACCTCTACAACTTCCTGACGCTGATCATCAAGGACGGCGAGCTGAACCTGGACTGGGATGACCAGGTGCTGGCGGACAGCTGCCTGACTCATGACGGCGAGATCAAGCACGGCCCCACCCGTGAGCGCCTGGAAGGAGGCAAAAAATCATGA
- a CDS encoding HNH endonuclease, with protein sequence MPLEWITYQEAARLYYMEQVVYSCGRLLYRIHGGHNAATGRRSVLELNSIIATNGAVQAILKGHSGYTPPLDNKALFRRDDHICMYCGGRFSTSGLSRDHVTPISQSGQDVWTNVVAACKRCNNDKAGRTPEQAGMQLLAVPFKPTHAEYVYLKGRRILADQMEFLRAHFPRTSPLRNRSVAAEEGVDLSGG encoded by the coding sequence ATGCCGCTGGAGTGGATTACCTACCAGGAAGCGGCGCGCCTGTATTACATGGAGCAGGTGGTCTACAGCTGCGGCCGGCTCCTGTATCGCATCCACGGTGGTCACAACGCGGCCACCGGGCGTCGCAGCGTCCTCGAGCTGAACTCCATCATCGCCACCAACGGCGCCGTGCAGGCCATTCTCAAGGGCCATAGCGGCTACACGCCGCCACTGGACAACAAGGCCCTGTTCCGGCGCGACGACCACATCTGCATGTACTGCGGCGGCCGGTTCTCCACCAGCGGCTTGTCGCGGGACCACGTCACACCCATCAGTCAGTCGGGCCAGGATGTCTGGACCAACGTGGTTGCCGCCTGCAAGCGCTGCAACAACGACAAGGCCGGGCGTACGCCGGAACAGGCGGGCATGCAGCTGCTGGCGGTGCCGTTCAAGCCCACCCACGCGGAGTATGTCTATCTCAAGGGCCGGCGCATTCTCGCCGACCAGATGGAGTTCCTGCGTGCCCACTTCCCCCGCACCAGTCCGCTCCGCAATCGCAGCGTGGCGGCGGAAGAAGGGGTTGACCTCTCGGGCGGATAG
- the leuA gene encoding 2-isopropylmalate synthase, with amino-acid sequence MLKQPSDKYRAFPQVPLKDRTWPDAVIERPPHWCSVDLRDGNQALIEPMDGERKRRMFDALVGIGFKEVEVGFPAASQTDYDFCRELIDSGSIPDDVYIQVLTQSRPELIEKTFEAVRGAPNVILHLYNSTSTVQRRVVFGMDRDGITELAVEGARLVKALAAKQPETRWLFQYSPESFTQTELDYAVEIVDAVNDVWQPTPENRVIVNLPATVEVSTPNIHADQIEWFCRQVKRRDGIILSVHPHNDRGTAVAAAELAVMAGADRIEGTLFGNGERTGNVDLVTLAMNLYTQGVHPGLDFSDINETVRLVEYCNQLPVHPRHPYAGELVFTAFSGSHQDAIKKGFAAQAKDGIWEVPYLPIDPKDVGRSYEAVIRINSQSGKGGISYLMERDYGMTMPRRLQIEFSHVIQKVTDDTGRELTAPEIWDAFQNEYMQVPHPFELVDYREGTDADGNDKLTATIREHGEERIIAAEGNGPIDAFVTALSRHMGVELQVADYTEHATNAGANAQAVAYVEMRGPDGTTLFGVARHGNIVTASLHALLNAVNRLAGRSVLDDAGDEELKAARKETTA; translated from the coding sequence ATGTTGAAACAGCCCAGTGACAAATACCGTGCCTTTCCACAGGTCCCACTGAAGGACCGAACCTGGCCGGACGCCGTGATCGAGCGTCCGCCGCACTGGTGCAGTGTCGACCTGCGCGATGGCAATCAGGCGCTGATCGAGCCCATGGACGGCGAGCGCAAGCGGCGCATGTTCGATGCCCTGGTGGGCATCGGCTTCAAGGAGGTCGAGGTGGGTTTCCCCGCCGCTTCGCAGACGGACTATGACTTCTGCCGGGAGCTCATCGACAGCGGCAGCATTCCCGATGACGTCTACATCCAGGTGCTCACGCAGTCGCGGCCGGAGCTCATCGAGAAAACCTTCGAGGCCGTGCGGGGCGCGCCCAACGTCATTCTCCATCTCTACAACTCCACCTCCACCGTGCAGCGGCGGGTGGTGTTCGGCATGGACCGGGACGGCATCACCGAGCTGGCCGTGGAAGGCGCCAGGCTGGTGAAGGCCCTGGCGGCGAAGCAGCCGGAGACCCGCTGGCTGTTCCAGTACTCGCCGGAGAGCTTCACCCAGACGGAGCTGGACTACGCCGTGGAGATCGTGGACGCCGTCAACGACGTCTGGCAGCCGACGCCGGAGAACCGGGTGATCGTCAACCTGCCGGCGACGGTGGAAGTCTCCACGCCGAACATCCATGCCGACCAGATCGAGTGGTTCTGCCGACAGGTCAAGCGCCGCGATGGCATCATCCTCTCGGTCCACCCTCACAACGATCGCGGCACCGCCGTGGCGGCGGCGGAACTGGCGGTGATGGCGGGTGCCGATCGCATCGAAGGCACGCTGTTCGGCAATGGCGAGCGCACCGGCAACGTGGACCTGGTCACCCTGGCGATGAATCTCTACACCCAGGGCGTGCATCCGGGGCTGGATTTCTCGGACATCAACGAGACCGTGCGGCTGGTGGAGTACTGCAACCAGCTGCCCGTGCATCCGCGCCATCCCTATGCCGGCGAGCTGGTGTTCACGGCGTTCTCGGGATCCCATCAGGACGCCATCAAGAAGGGCTTTGCCGCGCAGGCGAAGGACGGCATCTGGGAGGTGCCCTACCTGCCCATCGACCCCAAGGACGTGGGTCGCAGCTACGAGGCGGTGATCCGCATCAACAGCCAGTCGGGCAAGGGCGGCATCAGCTACCTGATGGAGCGCGATTACGGCATGACCATGCCGCGGCGGCTGCAGATCGAGTTCAGCCACGTGATTCAGAAGGTCACCGACGACACCGGCCGGGAGCTCACGGCACCGGAAATCTGGGACGCGTTCCAGAACGAGTACATGCAGGTCCCCCACCCGTTCGAACTGGTGGACTACCGTGAGGGCACCGATGCCGACGGCAACGACAAGCTCACCGCCACCATCCGCGAACATGGTGAAGAGCGGATCATCGCCGCCGAGGGCAACGGCCCCATCGATGCCTTCGTCACGGCACTGTCCCGGCATATGGGGGTGGAGCTGCAGGTGGCCGACTACACCGAGCACGCCACCAACGCCGGCGCCAACGCCCAGGCGGTGGCCTACGTGGAGATGCGGGGCCCGGACGGGACCACTCTGTTCGGCGTGGCCCGCCATGGCAACATTGTCACCGCCTCCCTGCATGCGCTGCTCAATGCCGTGAACCGGCTTGCCGGCCGCAGTGTGCTGGACGACGCCGGTGACGAAGAGCTCAAGGCGGCGCGGAAGGAAACCACCGCCTAA
- a CDS encoding 5'-3' exonuclease H3TH domain-containing protein — MMLTPGKLRTMQLLYLIDASVYIFRAWFSIDESLRDDAGNPANAVYGYGNFLLDFLEDATPEHALAAFDESLTTCFRNDTYPAYKANRPEAPEDLKRQIAICQQLTRALGVTALSSDRYEADDLIGTVAHRFRDDGFSMRYLTSDKDYAQLLEPGDRLVDASGRRSMDCYTVSETLGVRADQVPDLLGLAGDSVDNIPGVPGVGPKTAQVLLAQLGNLEGIYTGLDTVPTLPLRGAARVRRLLEEHRDMAFLSRELATIRRDAPLDPVHDTIHLAGTDADALAALPLPERVRRRAASRVADGEEHALVSD; from the coding sequence ATGATGCTCACGCCTGGTAAACTCCGCACCATGCAGCTTCTCTACCTCATCGACGCCAGCGTCTACATCTTTCGCGCCTGGTTCTCCATCGACGAGAGCCTTCGTGACGACGCAGGGAACCCCGCCAACGCCGTCTACGGCTACGGCAACTTCCTGCTGGATTTCCTCGAGGACGCGACACCGGAGCATGCGCTAGCGGCCTTCGACGAGAGCCTGACCACCTGCTTTCGCAACGACACCTATCCGGCCTACAAGGCCAACCGGCCCGAGGCGCCGGAAGACCTCAAGCGCCAGATCGCCATCTGCCAGCAGCTCACCCGCGCCCTCGGGGTGACCGCGCTGAGCAGCGACCGCTACGAGGCGGACGATCTCATCGGCACCGTCGCCCACCGTTTCCGCGACGACGGTTTCAGCATGCGCTATCTCACCTCGGACAAGGACTACGCCCAGCTGCTGGAGCCCGGTGACCGCCTGGTGGACGCCAGCGGCCGCCGCAGCATGGACTGCTACACCGTGTCCGAGACCCTGGGCGTGCGGGCAGACCAGGTTCCCGATCTGCTGGGGCTGGCCGGCGACAGCGTGGACAACATCCCCGGCGTTCCGGGGGTCGGGCCGAAAACGGCCCAGGTCCTGCTGGCTCAACTGGGAAACCTGGAGGGCATCTACACGGGGCTGGATACGGTGCCGACCTTGCCGCTGCGGGGGGCTGCGCGGGTCCGGCGTCTGCTGGAGGAGCACCGGGACATGGCGTTCCTGTCCCGGGAGCTAGCCACCATTCGGCGCGATGCGCCGCTGGACCCCGTTCACGACACAATTCATCTGGCCGGCACCGACGCCGACGCCCTGGCGGCCCTGCCGTTGCCCGAGCGCGTGCGCCGGCGTGCCGCCAGCCGCGTTGCCGATGGAGAGGAGCATGCCCTGGTCAGCGATTGA
- a CDS encoding fructosamine kinase family protein, whose amino-acid sequence MPWSAIDAAIATAAGTPYATRHRAPVGGGSINAAYRLEGDDSAWFVKVNRADALDMFQAEAEGLEEMAAADAIRVPRPLTWGEATGRSYLVMEWLTLHGRGDGAALGEQLAGMHRYTAERHGWHRDNTIGSTPQVNTPDADWARFYREHRLRFQLQLAADNGHAGVLQRDGERLCEVLPAFFSDYRPAPSLLHGDLWSGNIAFDDSRHPVLYDPAVYYGDRESDLAMSELFGRMPRAAYDAYEAAWPLDAGYGVRRDLYQLYHVLNHLNLFGGMYARHAEDMIRRLLAEVG is encoded by the coding sequence ATGCCCTGGTCAGCGATTGACGCCGCCATCGCCACCGCCGCCGGAACGCCGTACGCCACCCGCCATCGCGCCCCGGTGGGTGGCGGCAGCATCAACGCCGCCTACCGGCTGGAGGGCGACGACAGTGCCTGGTTCGTCAAGGTGAACCGGGCCGACGCCCTGGACATGTTCCAGGCCGAGGCGGAGGGCCTGGAGGAGATGGCCGCGGCCGATGCCATCCGCGTGCCGCGGCCGTTGACCTGGGGCGAGGCCACGGGGCGCAGCTACCTGGTGATGGAGTGGTTGACCCTGCACGGCCGAGGTGACGGAGCCGCCCTGGGCGAGCAGCTTGCCGGCATGCACCGCTACACCGCCGAGCGCCACGGCTGGCACCGAGACAACACCATCGGCTCGACGCCCCAGGTGAACACCCCGGATGCCGACTGGGCCCGCTTCTACCGGGAGCACCGTCTGCGCTTCCAGCTGCAGCTGGCGGCGGACAACGGCCATGCCGGCGTCCTGCAGCGTGATGGTGAACGCCTGTGCGAGGTGCTGCCCGCGTTCTTCAGTGACTACAGGCCGGCGCCGTCACTGCTTCACGGCGATCTCTGGTCCGGCAACATCGCCTTCGATGACAGCCGCCATCCGGTGCTCTACGACCCGGCGGTCTACTACGGCGACCGGGAGAGCGATCTGGCCATGTCGGAGCTGTTCGGCCGCATGCCCCGGGCCGCCTATGACGCCTACGAGGCTGCCTGGCCGCTGGATGCCGGTTACGGCGTCCGCCGGGATCTCTATCAGCTCTATCACGTGCTCAACCACCTGAATCTCTTCGGCGGCATGTACGCGAGGCACGCGGAGGACATGATCCGGCGGTTGCTGGCGGAGGTGGGGTGA
- a CDS encoding VacJ family lipoprotein, giving the protein MDPHAVRTGPIRSLRASLLALLLPVMTACAGSPPPPEPDAWDPIEPANRQVYVFNEQLDRFVAKPLADAYVFVTPRFARRGVTNFFDNMGEPGNALNNTLQGKPGDGARDTGRFLINSTLGLAGLFDVATPLGLESTGDEDFGQTLAVWGAPEGMYLVLPAYGPNNTRDINDIPVSLASNPVTYVGWTVALPLYALDLVNTRARLDQAARFRSEAALDEYDFTRSAYRQYRDNLIWDGEPPEADFFDDLDDDFDW; this is encoded by the coding sequence GTGGACCCGCACGCCGTGAGGACCGGCCCCATACGGTCGCTGCGCGCCAGCCTGTTGGCACTCCTGCTGCCAGTCATGACCGCGTGTGCCGGCAGCCCGCCACCACCCGAGCCGGACGCCTGGGATCCCATCGAGCCGGCCAACCGCCAAGTCTACGTCTTCAACGAACAGCTGGACCGCTTCGTCGCCAAGCCGCTGGCAGATGCCTACGTCTTCGTCACGCCCCGCTTCGCCCGCCGCGGTGTCACCAACTTCTTCGACAACATGGGCGAGCCCGGCAACGCCCTGAATAACACCCTCCAGGGCAAGCCCGGGGACGGTGCCAGGGACACGGGGCGTTTTCTGATCAACAGCACGCTGGGCCTTGCCGGGCTGTTCGACGTCGCTACGCCGCTGGGGCTGGAATCCACCGGCGACGAGGACTTCGGCCAGACGCTGGCCGTCTGGGGAGCGCCGGAGGGCATGTACCTGGTACTGCCGGCCTACGGGCCGAACAATACCCGTGACATCAATGACATCCCGGTGTCTCTGGCAAGCAATCCGGTGACCTACGTTGGCTGGACCGTTGCGTTACCGCTCTACGCCCTGGACCTGGTGAACACCCGGGCCCGTCTCGACCAGGCCGCCCGCTTCCGCAGCGAAGCCGCGCTGGACGAGTACGATTTCACCCGCTCCGCCTACCGGCAATACCGGGACAATCTGATCTGGGACGGCGAACCGCCGGAGGCGGACTTCTTCGACGACCTGGACGACGATTTCGACTGGTGA
- a CDS encoding phytoene/squalene synthase family protein has protein sequence MTISVSDTAFLDRALTGVSRTFALTIPQLPETLRPAIGNAYLLCRLADTIEDATALAPEEKQARFDLLVAALENPDAADDLGAALEGKLTSATAAEHALATDPRRVFAIFHGLPPEQQAPVRRCVTIMTAGMARFERLKSPAGLATTEEFHGYCYRVAGVVGEMLTDLFALDVPAIARDRADMRERAVAFGQGLQMTNILKDVWDDRASGVCWLPRDTFARHGCALTAGAEWYGEPPFRDGVLELVAAAHGHLREAMAYTLAVPRDQPGIRRFCAWAVCMALYTLRNIGRAPGFTAADQVKITRWRVRAVVAECGVSIRHDGLLRGTFARAARGLPAPGDCHPSLITTVEETPWTRTP, from the coding sequence ATGACCATCTCCGTGAGCGATACCGCATTCCTGGACCGGGCGCTCACCGGGGTCTCGCGCACGTTCGCCCTGACCATCCCGCAACTGCCGGAGACCCTGCGCCCCGCCATCGGCAACGCCTACCTGCTGTGCCGGCTCGCCGATACCATCGAGGACGCCACCGCCCTCGCGCCGGAGGAAAAGCAGGCGCGGTTCGATCTGCTGGTTGCTGCCCTGGAGAACCCGGACGCCGCCGACGATCTCGGCGCCGCCCTGGAAGGCAAACTGACCAGCGCCACCGCGGCGGAGCATGCACTGGCCACCGACCCCCGACGCGTGTTCGCCATTTTCCACGGTCTGCCGCCGGAGCAGCAGGCGCCGGTGCGCCGCTGTGTCACCATCATGACGGCGGGCATGGCCCGTTTCGAGCGGCTCAAGTCACCCGCCGGGCTGGCCACCACGGAAGAGTTCCACGGCTACTGCTACCGGGTCGCCGGGGTTGTCGGCGAGATGCTCACCGACCTGTTTGCACTGGACGTACCGGCCATCGCCCGTGACCGGGCGGACATGCGGGAGCGGGCCGTGGCCTTCGGTCAGGGGCTGCAGATGACCAACATTCTCAAGGATGTCTGGGATGATCGCGCCAGCGGTGTCTGCTGGCTGCCCCGGGACACCTTTGCCCGCCATGGATGCGCCCTGACCGCCGGCGCCGAGTGGTATGGTGAACCCCCGTTTCGCGACGGCGTTCTGGAACTGGTGGCCGCCGCCCATGGCCACCTCCGGGAAGCCATGGCATACACGCTGGCGGTGCCACGGGACCAGCCTGGCATTCGCAGGTTCTGCGCCTGGGCGGTGTGTATGGCACTCTACACACTGCGTAACATCGGCAGGGCGCCGGGTTTCACCGCCGCCGACCAGGTGAAGATAACGCGCTGGCGTGTTCGCGCCGTGGTGGCGGAATGCGGCGTGAGCATACGCCACGACGGCCTGCTACGGGGCACGTTCGCCCGGGCCGCACGCGGCCTGCCCGCGCCGGGGGATTGCCACCCCAGCCTGATCACGACAGTGGAGGAGACGCCGTGGACCCGCACGCCGTGA
- a CDS encoding alpha/beta fold hydrolase, whose protein sequence is MAKAEHHGVALYYEIHGEGSPVVLIMGLGGSGRAWGLQLPEFARHHCTILPDNRGVGRSDMPEGPYTMADFAGDLGAVMDAAGVEAAHLVGVSMGGLVAQEFYHLHPQRVHSMTLVATGVGPADPAYMPPEQGVWDVLNMDRAASDPRTVTERMNELFYHPDYRARIPDLTDRILQFQEREPQPAHAFHAQLDSASRHTMNSPRLHRVTVPCLIVHGEDDRVWPPENARYLADHLPDARLELLPRTGHMLPLEQPREFNRRVLAFLAGVDARQPA, encoded by the coding sequence ATGGCGAAGGCGGAACACCACGGCGTCGCGCTGTATTACGAAATCCACGGTGAGGGCTCACCCGTGGTGCTGATCATGGGACTCGGCGGCAGCGGCCGCGCATGGGGCCTGCAGCTCCCCGAGTTCGCCCGGCACCACTGTACCATTCTGCCGGACAACCGCGGCGTCGGCCGCTCGGACATGCCGGAGGGGCCGTACACCATGGCGGACTTCGCCGGTGACCTGGGGGCGGTCATGGACGCCGCAGGAGTGGAGGCGGCGCATCTGGTCGGGGTCTCCATGGGCGGCCTGGTGGCGCAGGAGTTCTACCACCTGCATCCGCAACGCGTGCACAGCATGACGCTGGTGGCCACCGGTGTGGGCCCGGCGGATCCCGCGTACATGCCGCCGGAGCAGGGCGTGTGGGATGTGCTGAACATGGACCGCGCCGCCAGCGACCCGCGCACGGTCACGGAGCGTATGAACGAACTCTTCTATCACCCGGACTACCGCGCCCGCATCCCGGACCTGACCGACCGCATCCTGCAGTTCCAGGAGCGGGAACCGCAGCCGGCCCACGCCTTCCACGCTCAGCTGGACTCCGCCAGCCGCCACACCATGAACAGCCCCCGTCTGCACCGGGTGACCGTGCCCTGCCTGATCGTCCACGGCGAGGATGACCGTGTGTGGCCCCCGGAGAATGCACGCTATCTGGCGGACCATCTCCCGGACGCACGCCTGGAACTGCTCCCACGCACCGGGCACATGCTGCCGCTGGAACAGCCGCGGGAGTTCAATCGTCGCGTACTGGCGTTCCTCGCCGGCGTCGACGCCCGACAGCCGGCATGA